A window from Rhizosphaericola mali encodes these proteins:
- a CDS encoding JAB domain-containing protein — MKNYNSTTQENEQPHWSALQEVQLSYRNKLNTSLRPKVCQAEDALNLFRTVWNVDEMELVESFKMLLLNNANRVLGVYHASTGGTTGTIVDVRILLTVALKCNSCKILIAHNHPSGNLTPSTADLKITERLRDAAKLMDITLLDHLIITTDNYHSFANYGLI, encoded by the coding sequence ATGAAAAATTACAACTCAACTACTCAAGAAAACGAACAACCGCATTGGTCTGCATTACAGGAGGTACAACTGTCCTATCGTAATAAACTGAATACTTCTCTCAGACCTAAAGTATGTCAAGCAGAAGATGCACTCAATCTTTTTAGAACCGTTTGGAATGTAGATGAAATGGAACTCGTAGAATCATTCAAAATGCTGCTACTCAACAATGCCAACAGGGTACTGGGCGTATACCACGCTTCAACTGGTGGAACTACCGGGACTATAGTTGATGTCCGCATTTTACTTACAGTTGCACTAAAATGTAATTCATGTAAAATTTTGATAGCCCATAATCATCCTTCGGGAAATCTTACACCCAGTACTGCCGATCTAAAAATTACTGAAAGATTGAGAGATGCCGCTAAACTGATGGATATAACACTGCTGGATCATCTTATCATTACTACTGATAATTATCATTCTTTTGCCAATTACGGACTCATATGA
- a CDS encoding relaxase/mobilization nuclease domain-containing protein, with protein sequence MIAKQTTAKASSVSNMVSYVLRENGLKHPEEKAQIIFQNALVGEHTDQIVAQMQMALDLNNQRCSLPLFHAIFSLSESESLNAAQELQLAAMIMQEFKLDKNMFLLCKHSSTVSKEHYHAVIVRPPIDGRQVVNLFQSKQRLMNIARKCEMLFHLKQVKTPKTWKQKLNSSNKENESWNTRQLQARMDLKNALYKATSMLEFITHMQKAGYSLHKGRGLGIVQKSSGIYFKASSLGLSLSKIEKIIAFNKLRQKVPMSTSQFQQLERNIALATGQTNDTSHTSSLSNKARLMHNEEPYLSKANNMSTVEVATISLIDLLMSPLRTDIDAVYFGAMQLDETEEQKKLKEKRRRKLSL encoded by the coding sequence ATGATCGCTAAACAAACTACCGCAAAAGCGTCTTCTGTTTCGAATATGGTCTCTTATGTACTTAGAGAAAATGGATTAAAACATCCGGAAGAAAAAGCTCAAATCATTTTTCAAAATGCACTTGTAGGAGAACATACCGATCAAATTGTGGCACAAATGCAGATGGCATTAGACTTAAATAACCAAAGATGTAGCCTGCCTCTTTTTCATGCAATCTTTTCTTTAAGTGAAAGTGAATCCTTAAATGCAGCGCAAGAACTACAATTAGCCGCAATGATTATGCAGGAATTTAAACTAGATAAGAACATGTTTTTGCTTTGCAAACACAGCAGTACGGTGAGTAAAGAGCACTATCATGCGGTCATTGTTCGTCCTCCCATTGACGGTAGACAAGTAGTGAATCTTTTTCAATCCAAGCAAAGATTAATGAACATTGCCCGAAAGTGTGAAATGCTATTTCATCTAAAACAAGTCAAGACGCCAAAGACCTGGAAACAGAAGTTAAATAGTTCGAATAAAGAAAATGAAAGTTGGAATACTCGGCAGTTGCAAGCTAGAATGGATTTGAAAAACGCGCTTTATAAGGCAACGTCCATGTTGGAATTTATCACACACATGCAAAAAGCAGGCTATAGTTTGCATAAAGGAAGAGGACTTGGAATTGTACAAAAGTCCTCTGGAATTTATTTTAAAGCAAGTTCCTTAGGATTGAGTCTTTCTAAAATTGAAAAGATCATTGCTTTTAATAAGCTGCGACAGAAAGTTCCAATGAGTACTTCACAGTTCCAGCAATTGGAGAGAAATATCGCTTTGGCAACTGGACAAACTAATGACACCTCTCATACATCCTCCTTGAGTAACAAAGCAAGATTAATGCATAATGAAGAACCTTATTTATCTAAAGCAAATAATATGTCAACTGTTGAAGTCGCTACCATCTCCTTAATTGATTTACTAATGAGTCCGCTTAGAACAGATATAGACGCCGTTTATTTTGGTGCCATGCAGTTGGATGAAACAGAAGAACAAAAGAAATTGAAAGAAAAAAGAAGACGAAAATTATCTCTATAA
- a CDS encoding plasmid mobilization protein: protein MKNKTRRLNILVTPEEYRSISSKARQCELPISHFLIEASKKVEIKMYRKTIPASVSKVVLALTLTASNFNQLVRHLHQGKIQHITEKELKYYGEKILLLAGEIKNTLQ, encoded by the coding sequence ATGAAAAATAAAACACGTCGTTTAAATATACTCGTCACTCCTGAAGAGTATCGTAGTATTTCCTCGAAGGCTAGGCAATGTGAATTACCCATTTCTCATTTTTTGATTGAAGCTTCTAAAAAAGTTGAGATCAAAATGTATCGTAAAACCATTCCTGCTTCTGTATCCAAGGTAGTGTTGGCGTTGACACTTACCGCTTCCAATTTTAACCAATTGGTTCGCCATTTACATCAGGGAAAAATCCAGCACATCACAGAAAAAGAACTCAAATATTATGGTGAAAAAATTCTTTTACTGGCGGGTGAAATAAAAAACACACTGCAATAA
- a CDS encoding ArsR/SmtB family transcription factor — MGLTKSDIFSDEQNKLASMFKVMGHPARVAILQYIINQKACICNDLVDELGLAQATISQHLKELKTIGIIQGTIEGKSVCYCIEEKKWKEIQGLFNQFFEQEVKVNQCC, encoded by the coding sequence ATGGGACTTACTAAATCAGATATATTTTCAGACGAACAAAATAAATTGGCTTCTATGTTTAAAGTTATGGGGCATCCTGCACGGGTAGCGATACTTCAATATATTATCAATCAGAAAGCCTGTATTTGCAATGATTTAGTAGATGAATTGGGGTTGGCACAAGCAACCATTTCACAACACTTAAAGGAGTTAAAAACCATCGGTATCATACAAGGAACGATAGAAGGAAAATCAGTTTGTTATTGCATAGAAGAAAAGAAATGGAAAGAAATACAAGGGCTTTTTAATCAATTCTTTGAGCAGGAAGTAAAAGTAAATCAATGCTGTTAA
- a CDS encoding DUF6428 family protein: MKLSNIKEILPALDNVEFQLENGTYVQEHFHVTEVGVITKHFIDCGGTIRNEKVVNFQLWNANDFEHRLKPTKLLNIIKLSEEKLGMEDAEIEVEYQSETIGKYDLDFNGNHFILKNKQTACLAQDACGIPAEKQKVKLSDLNNACCTPNSGCC; encoded by the coding sequence ATGAAACTATCAAACATCAAAGAAATCTTACCAGCATTAGATAATGTTGAATTTCAATTAGAGAATGGAACGTATGTACAGGAGCATTTCCACGTTACGGAAGTAGGTGTTATCACGAAACATTTTATTGATTGTGGAGGAACTATTAGAAATGAAAAAGTGGTCAATTTCCAATTATGGAATGCAAACGATTTTGAACATAGATTAAAGCCAACCAAACTATTAAACATCATCAAACTATCTGAAGAAAAATTAGGTATGGAAGATGCAGAAATAGAAGTTGAATACCAAAGTGAAACGATTGGTAAATACGACTTAGATTTTAACGGTAATCACTTTATACTGAAAAACAAACAAACCGCTTGTTTAGCTCAAGATGCTTGCGGTATTCCTGCCGAAAAACAAAAAGTAAAATTATCAGACTTGAATAATGCTTGCTGTACACCTAATTCGGGATGCTGTTAA
- a CDS encoding GNAT family N-acetyltransferase, with protein sequence MEIRTITKDNFSEVVEIYKQGLATNIATFQNDLPQWEEWNKGHLDFCRISIYENSKMLGWTALTPVSSRCVYAGVAEVSVYVAQNTRGKGIGKILLNELIKQSEANGIWMLQSGIFSENQSSIKLHEKCGFRMVGYREKIGKKNGIWKDNVLMEHRSKNIGMD encoded by the coding sequence ATGGAAATTAGAACAATTACCAAAGATAATTTTTCAGAAGTCGTAGAAATATACAAACAAGGATTAGCAACCAATATAGCCACTTTTCAAAATGATTTACCACAATGGGAAGAATGGAACAAAGGGCATCTTGACTTTTGCAGGATTAGTATTTATGAAAATAGTAAAATGCTTGGTTGGACCGCATTAACGCCAGTTTCAAGCCGATGCGTATATGCAGGAGTTGCAGAAGTAAGTGTTTATGTAGCACAAAACACAAGAGGCAAAGGCATTGGAAAAATCTTATTGAATGAATTGATTAAACAAAGCGAAGCAAATGGAATATGGATGTTGCAATCTGGTATATTTTCTGAAAATCAAAGTAGTATCAAGTTACACGAAAAATGCGGTTTCAGAATGGTAGGATACAGAGAAAAAATAGGAAAGAAAAACGGGATTTGGAAAGACAATGTACTAATGGAACACAGAAGTAAAAACATCGGAATGGATTAA
- a CDS encoding low molecular weight phosphatase family protein: MYSALSKTIDQLQIENISEERIKILQPLVDFVQQKTDDKQDININFICTHNSRRSHLSQIWARVASAHFNIPNVNCYSGGTEETALFPKVAETLIYQGFSIFKIAESNNPVYAIKYEDNALPVIGFSKKYDNPFNPVSAFAAIMTCSQADGGCPFIAGAEKRIPITFEDPKVSDNTPEQSQVYVERSLQIATEMFYVFSKISQ; encoded by the coding sequence ATGTATTCAGCATTATCAAAAACAATTGATCAGTTACAAATAGAAAATATTAGTGAAGAACGTATAAAAATTTTACAACCATTAGTAGATTTTGTACAGCAAAAAACAGATGATAAGCAGGATATAAATATCAATTTCATTTGTACGCATAATTCACGCAGAAGCCATTTATCGCAAATTTGGGCACGAGTAGCATCAGCACATTTTAACATACCAAATGTAAACTGTTATTCGGGTGGTACAGAAGAAACTGCATTGTTTCCAAAAGTTGCAGAAACATTGATTTATCAAGGTTTTAGCATTTTCAAAATTGCAGAAAGTAATAATCCTGTATATGCTATTAAGTATGAAGATAATGCTTTGCCTGTAATTGGTTTTTCTAAAAAATATGATAACCCTTTTAATCCGGTATCAGCATTTGCAGCTATTATGACTTGTTCACAAGCAGACGGAGGATGTCCGTTTATTGCAGGGGCCGAAAAAAGAATACCTATCACATTTGAAGACCCTAAAGTTTCAGACAACACACCAGAGCAATCTCAGGTATATGTAGAAAGAAGTTTGCAGATTGCAACAGAAATGTTTTATGTCTTTTCAAAAATCAGTCAATAA
- the arsB gene encoding ACR3 family arsenite efflux transporter — protein sequence MPQKLKFLDRYLTLWIFIAMAVGISLGYFFPGISRITNALTVGTTNIPLAIGLILMMYPPLAKVDYSLLPQAFKDKKVIGISLLFNWIIGSMLMFGLAILFLRDEPDYMAGLILIGLARCIAMVIVWSDLAKANREYTAMLVALNSVFQVFSYSFLVWLFINVLPSKLGLANFNVTVSIKDVTESVLIYLGIPFLAGFISRYTLVKSKGMEWYNRKFVPRISPITLYALLFTIMLMFSMKGNKIVEVPMDVIKIAIPLIIYFILMFFFSFFINKWLKIPYDKNASIAFTATGNNFELAIAVSIAVFGISSPQAFVGVIGPLVEVPVMILLVRASLWFKKKYYIF from the coding sequence ATGCCACAAAAATTAAAATTCTTAGACAGATACCTAACCTTATGGATATTCATTGCAATGGCAGTGGGTATAAGTTTAGGATATTTTTTTCCAGGTATTTCAAGAATTACAAATGCTTTAACCGTAGGCACTACAAATATTCCATTAGCAATAGGTTTAATTTTGATGATGTACCCTCCCTTAGCAAAGGTTGATTATTCGCTATTACCCCAAGCATTTAAGGATAAAAAAGTAATTGGAATATCTTTATTATTCAATTGGATTATTGGTTCTATGCTGATGTTCGGGCTAGCCATTTTGTTTTTACGAGATGAACCAGATTATATGGCAGGATTGATTTTGATAGGCTTAGCGAGATGTATCGCAATGGTAATCGTTTGGAGCGATTTAGCAAAAGCAAATAGGGAATATACAGCTATGTTAGTCGCATTAAATAGCGTTTTTCAAGTCTTTTCTTACAGCTTCTTAGTTTGGTTATTCATTAACGTATTACCGAGCAAATTAGGATTAGCAAATTTCAATGTAACCGTATCAATAAAAGATGTTACAGAAAGTGTGTTAATATATCTAGGCATTCCATTTTTAGCAGGTTTTATAAGTCGTTACACGTTGGTAAAATCAAAAGGTATGGAATGGTATAACAGAAAATTTGTACCTCGAATATCTCCGATAACATTATATGCGTTACTATTTACCATTATGTTAATGTTCAGTATGAAAGGCAATAAAATAGTTGAAGTACCAATGGATGTTATCAAAATAGCTATACCATTAATCATTTATTTTATACTAATGTTTTTCTTTAGTTTCTTTATCAATAAATGGCTTAAAATTCCTTACGATAAAAATGCATCAATTGCATTTACTGCGACAGGAAACAATTTTGAACTAGCAATAGCTGTATCTATAGCAGTATTTGGTATTAGTTCTCCACAGGCATTTGTAGGCGTAATAGGACCATTGGTAGAAGTTCCAGTAATGATACTGTTGGTAAGGGCAAGTTTATGGTTTAAAAAGAAATATTATATATTCTAA